A portion of the Burkholderia pseudomultivorans genome contains these proteins:
- a CDS encoding purine-cytosine permease family protein, whose product MRQQAVADGLAMEGRGKSRIEARSIDYVPLAERRGKAWHLWPVWFTGDANLATIACGAIGVSMGGNLLWSAIAVLIGNLLGTFFMAFHSSQGPQLGLPQMIQSRPQFGYMGALLVWIVALVTYVGYNSFNQLMAGQTAHHLLGTEPHVSYIVFTAIAVGLAIFGYDLIHKAQRWLAIALLIALSVFSVGICVKVPFPAGQLSFAGFKATPFLVQLFAAAAYQLSWSIYVSDYSRYLPPKTGVRATFWWTFTGALIGGAWMMLVGTAAAALNSKIEIADAVQRAGDAIHPGFGSVTLLLSLLGLLAITGLNFYGASLTLLSITDSFRPLKSSAGKRVASLLIVAVVATSLAFAASDDFMGKFGDFLGILGYLFTPWTAINLVDFFFVRHTHYSVREIFNPRGIYGRWNWRGLTAYAVGFVAMIPFFKTEMYSGPVARALGGTDIAMLVGLPVAALVYLWACRSLDTEAERKLVEAADRGLN is encoded by the coding sequence ATGAGACAACAGGCAGTGGCCGACGGCCTCGCGATGGAAGGTCGCGGCAAGTCGCGCATCGAGGCGCGTTCGATCGACTATGTGCCGCTCGCGGAGCGGCGCGGCAAGGCGTGGCACTTGTGGCCCGTCTGGTTTACCGGCGACGCGAATCTCGCGACGATCGCGTGCGGCGCGATCGGCGTGAGCATGGGCGGGAATCTGCTGTGGAGCGCGATCGCGGTGCTGATCGGCAATCTGCTCGGCACCTTCTTCATGGCGTTCCATTCGAGCCAGGGCCCGCAGCTCGGGCTTCCGCAGATGATCCAGTCGCGTCCGCAGTTCGGCTACATGGGCGCGCTGCTGGTATGGATCGTCGCGCTCGTCACGTATGTCGGCTACAACTCGTTCAACCAGCTGATGGCCGGCCAGACCGCGCATCACCTGCTCGGCACGGAGCCGCACGTCAGCTATATCGTGTTTACCGCGATCGCGGTGGGGCTCGCGATCTTCGGCTACGACCTGATCCACAAGGCGCAGCGCTGGCTCGCGATCGCGCTGCTGATCGCATTGAGCGTGTTCAGCGTCGGCATCTGCGTGAAGGTGCCGTTCCCGGCCGGGCAGCTGTCGTTTGCCGGCTTCAAGGCGACGCCGTTCCTCGTGCAGCTGTTCGCGGCGGCGGCCTACCAGCTGTCGTGGTCGATCTACGTGTCGGACTACTCGCGCTACCTGCCGCCCAAGACCGGTGTGCGCGCAACCTTCTGGTGGACCTTCACCGGCGCGCTGATCGGCGGCGCGTGGATGATGCTGGTCGGCACGGCCGCCGCCGCGCTGAACTCGAAGATCGAGATCGCCGACGCCGTGCAGCGGGCGGGCGACGCGATCCATCCGGGTTTCGGCTCCGTCACGCTGCTGCTGTCGCTGCTCGGGCTGCTTGCGATCACGGGCCTGAATTTCTACGGCGCATCGCTGACGCTGCTCAGCATCACCGATTCGTTCCGGCCGCTCAAGTCGAGTGCGGGCAAGCGCGTGGCGAGCCTGCTGATCGTCGCGGTCGTCGCGACGTCGCTCGCGTTCGCGGCGTCCGACGACTTCATGGGCAAGTTCGGCGACTTCCTCGGCATCCTCGGTTACCTGTTCACGCCCTGGACCGCGATCAACCTCGTCGACTTCTTCTTCGTGCGGCATACGCACTACTCGGTGCGGGAGATCTTCAATCCGCGCGGCATCTACGGACGCTGGAACTGGCGCGGCCTCACCGCGTATGCAGTCGGCTTCGTCGCGATGATCCCGTTCTTCAAGACCGAGATGTACAGCGGCCCGGTCGCGCGTGCGCTCGGCGGCACCGATATCGCGATGCTGGTCGGCCTGCCGGTTGCCGCGCTCGTCTATCTGTGGGCATGCCGCTCGCTCGATACCGAAGCGGAGCGCAAGCTCGTCGAGGCGGCCGATCGCGGCCTGAACTGA
- a CDS encoding PAS domain-containing protein, whose amino-acid sequence MSEDTFAFRLKVLLEHKKLSLQQVADVVGISRPAVHKWTRGGEIDYSNLRKLAAFLDVNWVWLRYGDDAVKDLGIGAQPELPMTDLRRRYTAEIVSSEARMKHAQEAAGIVTWEWNLVSDELIYSDNCAKLYGREIHSNEEFWDILHPDERSWLNSRALQEAVDARKPYVWEFRIVLPDGTVRWIESRTATLVDDAGRPTRMVGTTIDISARKALEQQLRAQIALLADAERLAGRGAWQWRQAPDEVIVSDEWCRLFGVERDDAPHRHAQLQARVHPDDRAARDAALHEAMAKHGDYRALYRALLPDGTVRLMLEQGRARPDDEGDGVRVTAMCRAAEPADAIAFATQPAAATTPH is encoded by the coding sequence ATGTCCGAGGATACGTTCGCGTTCCGTCTCAAGGTGCTCCTCGAGCACAAGAAGCTGAGCCTGCAGCAGGTGGCCGACGTGGTCGGCATTTCGCGGCCGGCCGTGCACAAGTGGACGCGCGGCGGCGAGATCGACTATTCGAACCTGCGCAAGCTCGCCGCGTTCCTCGACGTCAACTGGGTCTGGCTGCGCTACGGCGACGACGCGGTGAAGGATCTCGGCATCGGTGCGCAGCCCGAACTGCCGATGACCGACCTGCGCCGCCGCTATACGGCCGAAATCGTGTCGAGCGAAGCGCGCATGAAGCATGCGCAGGAAGCGGCCGGCATCGTCACCTGGGAATGGAATCTCGTCTCCGACGAGCTGATCTATTCCGACAACTGCGCGAAGCTCTACGGTCGCGAAATCCACAGCAACGAGGAGTTCTGGGACATCCTGCACCCCGACGAGCGCAGCTGGCTCAACAGCCGCGCGCTGCAGGAAGCGGTCGACGCGCGCAAGCCGTACGTGTGGGAGTTCCGGATCGTGCTGCCGGACGGCACCGTGCGCTGGATCGAATCGCGCACCGCGACGCTCGTCGACGATGCGGGCCGGCCGACGCGGATGGTGGGCACGACGATCGACATCAGCGCGCGCAAGGCGCTCGAACAGCAGCTGCGCGCGCAGATCGCGCTGCTCGCCGACGCCGAGCGCCTCGCCGGCCGCGGTGCATGGCAATGGCGGCAGGCGCCGGATGAAGTGATCGTGTCGGACGAATGGTGCCGGCTGTTCGGCGTCGAGCGTGACGATGCGCCGCATCGTCACGCGCAACTGCAGGCGCGCGTGCATCCCGACGATCGTGCGGCGCGCGACGCCGCGCTGCACGAAGCGATGGCGAAGCACGGCGACTATCGCGCGCTGTACCGCGCGCTGCTGCCGGACGGCACGGTGCGGCTGATGCTGGAGCAGGGTCGCGCGCGCCCCGACGACGAAGGCGACGGCGTGCGCGTGACGGCCATGTGCCGCGCGGCGGAGCCCGCCGACGCGATCGCGTTCGCCACGCAGCCGGCCGCGGCGACCACGCCGCACTGA
- a CDS encoding NAD(P)/FAD-dependent oxidoreductase, translating to MLSVESPTTYYTMTRKYHDRYDALEEDIEADVVIVGGGFSGVNIALELAERGITNVVVLESNYLGFGGSGRNGGHVMAGIGHDLEKIRKYVGDDGVKAIFSISDQGASTIQRRIDTYGIDADFQRGYGYLAFNNRQAKLLRQWEKEFRELNPDEEIAYLEGAELRRMLGSDAYGAGLMHMGNGHIHSLNLLLGEARAVTGLGGRIYENSPVVEVTYGKSIKVRTAKGSVTAQKICFACGAFINRLEPRLDKTIISTYSFQLVTEPLSDELIRQISPIRGAFTDVRPAIDYYRVTNENRLLFGTVTHFLEYIPKDFKKYNRDAMLRIFPYLRDVKIDLGWGGPMECSATLFPQVGTLPDQPNAFFVQGYSGFGVTPSHVVSRVVVDGMTHGSREWSVMSSIPRARVIGKEHFRTVICTLGKVTHQLHGYFNGRR from the coding sequence TTGCTTTCCGTTGAATCGCCGACCACCTACTACACGATGACCCGCAAATACCACGATCGCTATGACGCGCTCGAGGAAGATATCGAAGCAGATGTCGTCATCGTCGGAGGCGGCTTCTCGGGCGTCAACATCGCACTGGAACTTGCGGAGCGAGGGATCACGAATGTCGTGGTGCTAGAAAGCAACTATCTCGGCTTCGGCGGCTCCGGCAGGAACGGCGGGCACGTAATGGCTGGCATCGGGCACGATCTCGAAAAAATCCGCAAATATGTCGGCGACGACGGCGTGAAGGCGATCTTCAGCATCAGCGACCAAGGCGCCAGCACCATCCAGCGGCGTATCGACACATACGGCATCGACGCCGACTTTCAGCGCGGATATGGATACCTGGCCTTCAACAACCGCCAGGCCAAGCTGTTGCGTCAATGGGAAAAGGAGTTTCGCGAGCTCAATCCCGATGAAGAGATTGCCTACCTCGAAGGCGCGGAACTGCGCAGGATGCTCGGCTCGGACGCGTACGGCGCCGGACTGATGCATATGGGCAACGGGCACATACACTCGTTGAATCTGCTACTGGGCGAGGCGCGCGCCGTTACCGGCCTGGGTGGCCGCATCTACGAAAACTCGCCCGTTGTCGAGGTGACCTATGGCAAGTCCATCAAGGTCAGGACCGCAAAAGGCTCGGTGACTGCGCAAAAAATCTGCTTCGCGTGTGGCGCATTCATCAACCGCCTGGAGCCTCGGCTCGACAAGACGATCATCAGCACCTATTCGTTCCAACTGGTGACCGAGCCGCTGTCCGACGAGTTGATCAGGCAGATCAGCCCGATCCGCGGCGCGTTCACGGACGTCCGGCCGGCGATCGACTATTACCGCGTCACGAACGAGAATCGGTTGCTGTTCGGCACCGTCACGCACTTTCTGGAGTACATCCCCAAAGACTTCAAGAAGTACAACAGGGACGCGATGCTGCGGATCTTTCCGTATCTCAGGGACGTCAAGATCGATCTTGGCTGGGGCGGTCCGATGGAGTGCTCGGCAACCCTGTTTCCCCAGGTCGGCACGCTGCCGGATCAACCGAACGCGTTTTTCGTGCAAGGCTACTCCGGCTTCGGCGTCACGCCCAGTCATGTCGTCAGTCGTGTCGTCGTCGACGGTATGACACATGGCTCTCGCGAATGGAGCGTCATGAGTTCGATCCCGCGTGCGCGTGTCATCGGAAAAGAACACTTCCGCACCGTCATCTGCACACTCGGTAAAGTGACCCATCAGTTACACGGCTATTTTAATGGGCGACGGTAG
- a CDS encoding aromatic ring-hydroxylating oxygenase subunit alpha: protein MTYLPIEFHQKAKLPQLPADFCSNPELAWTIPKTYYTSQEVFKAEEEKIFADTWICVAHRSELADANQYVTREVIGENVLIVRGKDKVLRAFYNVCPHRGHQLLEGSGKAKNVITCPYHAWTFKLDGALAHANNCDHVMEFDKENSSLVPVKVEEYAGFVFINLNPNAGTVEAQLPGMEARLRAACPVIDDLKLAARFVSETPANWKSIVDNYLECYHCGPAHPGFSDSVKIDQYTHTLHGNWTLQFGYAESSERSFKLDPSIKDASFQGFWAWPCTMFNVPPGADFMTVIYEFPVNAEVTLQHYDIYFLNEELTDYQKNLIEWYRNVFRPEDLRLVESVQKGLKSRGYRGQGRIMVDQRRSGVSEHGIAHFHHLLAQKYQD from the coding sequence ATGACCTACCTGCCGATCGAATTCCACCAGAAAGCCAAGCTGCCGCAACTGCCGGCCGATTTCTGCTCGAACCCGGAACTCGCGTGGACGATTCCCAAGACCTATTACACGTCGCAGGAGGTCTTCAAGGCCGAGGAGGAGAAGATCTTCGCCGACACGTGGATCTGCGTCGCGCACCGCAGCGAACTGGCCGATGCGAACCAGTATGTCACGCGCGAAGTGATCGGCGAAAACGTGCTGATCGTGCGCGGCAAGGACAAGGTGCTGCGCGCGTTCTACAACGTCTGCCCGCACCGCGGCCATCAGCTGCTCGAAGGCAGCGGCAAGGCGAAGAACGTGATCACGTGCCCGTACCACGCATGGACCTTCAAGCTCGACGGCGCGCTCGCGCACGCGAACAACTGCGATCACGTGATGGAGTTCGACAAGGAGAACTCGAGCCTCGTGCCGGTCAAGGTCGAGGAATACGCGGGCTTCGTGTTCATCAACCTGAACCCGAATGCCGGCACGGTCGAGGCGCAGCTGCCCGGCATGGAGGCGCGCCTGCGCGCCGCGTGCCCGGTGATCGACGACCTGAAGCTCGCCGCGCGCTTCGTCAGCGAGACGCCCGCGAACTGGAAGTCGATCGTCGACAACTATCTCGAGTGCTACCACTGCGGCCCCGCGCATCCCGGCTTCTCCGACTCCGTGAAGATCGATCAGTACACGCATACGCTGCACGGCAACTGGACGCTGCAGTTCGGCTATGCGGAATCGTCGGAGCGCTCGTTCAAGCTCGACCCGTCGATCAAGGACGCGAGCTTCCAGGGCTTCTGGGCGTGGCCGTGCACGATGTTCAACGTGCCGCCGGGCGCCGATTTCATGACCGTGATCTATGAGTTCCCGGTCAACGCCGAAGTGACGCTGCAGCACTACGACATCTATTTCCTGAACGAGGAGCTGACCGACTATCAGAAGAACCTGATCGAGTGGTATCGCAACGTGTTCCGCCCGGAAGACCTGCGCCTCGTCGAGAGCGTGCAGAAGGGGCTGAAGTCGCGCGGCTATCGCGGCCAGGGCCGGATCATGGTCGACCAGCGCCGCAGCGGCGTCAGCGAGCATGGCATCGCGCACTTCCATCATCTGCTCGCACAAAAGTATCAGGACTGA
- a CDS encoding LysR substrate-binding domain-containing protein, which yields MNETSAMPELGDLRVFCMVARKASFSAAADALAMSSSYVSKRVGMLETSLGIRLLHRSTRRVSVTDAGERVYAWAEKILDDVEHLVEDVSSTRRVPRGTLRVSSSFGFGRNVVAPALAELSDRHPQLNVRLELFDRIVDVAAEGFDVDIRIGDEIAGHLIAKRLATNHRVLCASPDYLARHGMPKQVGDLASHACLAIKERDHPFGVWRLDARGETVSVQVTGPLSSNHGEVAVQWALAGRGIVLRSVWDVQPLLDAGRLQRVLPGVTQPANVWAVYPARLAQSAKVRVCVEFLKDKLGA from the coding sequence ATGAACGAGACGAGTGCGATGCCGGAACTCGGCGACCTGCGCGTGTTCTGCATGGTCGCGCGCAAGGCGAGCTTCAGCGCGGCGGCCGACGCGCTTGCGATGTCGTCGTCGTATGTCAGCAAGCGGGTCGGGATGCTCGAGACGAGCCTCGGGATTCGCCTGCTGCATCGCTCGACGCGCCGCGTCTCGGTGACGGACGCCGGCGAGCGCGTATATGCGTGGGCCGAGAAGATCCTCGACGACGTCGAGCATCTGGTCGAGGACGTGTCGAGTACGCGCCGCGTGCCGCGCGGCACGTTGCGCGTGTCGAGCAGCTTCGGCTTCGGCCGCAATGTCGTCGCGCCCGCGCTGGCCGAATTGTCGGACCGCCATCCGCAGCTGAACGTGCGGCTGGAACTGTTCGACCGGATCGTCGATGTCGCGGCCGAGGGTTTCGACGTCGACATTCGTATCGGCGACGAGATCGCCGGCCACCTGATCGCGAAGCGGCTGGCGACGAACCATCGCGTGCTGTGCGCGTCGCCCGACTACCTGGCGCGGCATGGCATGCCGAAGCAGGTCGGCGATCTCGCGTCGCACGCGTGTCTCGCGATCAAGGAGCGCGACCATCCGTTCGGCGTGTGGCGGCTCGATGCGCGCGGCGAGACCGTGTCCGTGCAGGTCACGGGGCCGCTGTCGAGCAATCACGGCGAAGTGGCCGTGCAGTGGGCGCTCGCCGGGCGCGGGATCGTGCTGCGCTCGGTGTGGGACGTGCAGCCGCTGCTCGACGCGGGCCGGCTGCAGCGTGTGCTGCCGGGCGTCACGCAGCCGGCGAACGTCTGGGCCGTCTATCCGGCGCGGCTTGCGCAGTCCGCGAAGGTGCGTGTGTGCGTCGAGTTTCTGAAGGACAAGCTGGGCGCGTAG
- a CDS encoding NAD-dependent succinate-semialdehyde dehydrogenase, with protein sequence MTSLQQPGLLREQAYIAGAWRGADDGAVLDVTNPSTGELIARVPNMGAAEARAAIEAAHAAFATWRRTTAKERARLLRNWFELIMARQEDLAVLMTREQGKPLAEARGEIAYAASFVEWFAEQAKRIDGDVIPSPNPDQRLVVTKEPVGVCAAITPWNFPAAMITRKAAPALAAGCTIVIKPANETPLSAFALAALAEEAGIPAGVVNVVTGKSREIGAEMTSSPLVKKLTFTGSTEVGRLLMRQCSDTVKKMSLELGGNAPFIVFDDADLDRAVEGALLSKYRNAGQTCVCANRFFVHDTVYDEFCRRFAERVAAFHVGDGFDAGVNIGPLINEAARDKVDGLVRDAVAQGARVLVGGTPHARGGNFYAPTVLADAKPGMAVLSEEIFGPVAPIVRFSTDDEVVRLANDSIYGLAAYFYSRDIGRVWRVAEQLEYGIVGINSGLISNEVAPFGGVKQSGIGREGSKYGIEDFLSIKYLCMGGVSA encoded by the coding sequence ATGACTTCCCTTCAACAACCTGGCCTGCTGCGCGAGCAGGCATACATTGCCGGCGCGTGGCGCGGCGCCGACGACGGCGCAGTGCTCGACGTCACCAATCCGTCGACCGGCGAGCTGATCGCGCGCGTGCCGAACATGGGCGCCGCCGAGGCGCGCGCTGCGATCGAGGCCGCCCACGCGGCGTTCGCGACGTGGCGCAGGACCACCGCGAAGGAGCGCGCGCGCCTGCTGCGCAACTGGTTCGAGCTGATCATGGCGCGCCAGGAAGACCTCGCGGTGCTGATGACGCGCGAACAGGGCAAGCCGCTCGCCGAAGCGCGCGGCGAGATCGCCTATGCGGCGTCGTTCGTCGAATGGTTCGCCGAGCAGGCCAAGCGCATCGACGGCGACGTGATCCCGAGCCCGAACCCCGATCAGCGCCTCGTCGTGACGAAGGAACCGGTCGGCGTGTGCGCGGCGATCACGCCGTGGAATTTCCCTGCGGCGATGATCACGCGCAAGGCGGCCCCCGCGCTCGCGGCCGGCTGCACGATCGTGATCAAGCCCGCGAACGAGACGCCGCTGTCCGCGTTCGCGCTCGCGGCGCTCGCCGAGGAAGCCGGCATTCCGGCCGGCGTCGTCAACGTCGTGACCGGCAAGTCGCGCGAGATCGGTGCGGAGATGACCTCGAGCCCGCTCGTGAAGAAGCTGACCTTCACCGGTTCGACCGAAGTCGGCCGGCTGCTGATGCGCCAGTGCTCGGATACCGTCAAGAAGATGTCGCTCGAACTCGGCGGCAACGCGCCGTTCATCGTGTTCGACGATGCCGATCTCGACCGCGCGGTCGAAGGCGCGCTGCTGTCGAAGTACCGCAACGCGGGCCAGACCTGCGTGTGCGCGAACCGCTTCTTCGTGCACGACACCGTGTACGACGAATTCTGCCGCCGCTTCGCGGAACGCGTCGCGGCCTTCCATGTCGGCGACGGCTTCGATGCCGGCGTCAACATCGGCCCGCTGATCAACGAAGCCGCGCGCGACAAGGTCGACGGCCTCGTGCGCGACGCGGTCGCGCAGGGTGCGCGCGTACTGGTGGGCGGCACGCCGCACGCGCGCGGCGGCAACTTCTACGCGCCGACCGTGCTCGCCGACGCGAAGCCGGGGATGGCCGTGCTGAGCGAGGAAATCTTCGGGCCGGTCGCGCCGATCGTGCGCTTCTCGACCGACGACGAAGTCGTGCGTCTCGCGAACGACTCGATCTACGGCCTCGCCGCGTACTTCTACAGCCGCGACATCGGCCGCGTGTGGCGCGTGGCCGAGCAGCTCGAATACGGGATCGTCGGCATCAACAGCGGGCTGATCTCGAACGAAGTGGCGCCGTTCGGCGGCGTCAAGCAATCGGGCATCGGACGCGAAGGCTCCAAGTACGGGATCGAGGATTTCCTGTCGATCAAATACCTGTGCATGGGCGGCGTGAGCGCCTGA
- a CDS encoding NADPH-dependent FMN reductase, with amino-acid sequence MVRLLSLSGSLRAASSNTHALVAAGMLAPPGVVVEHYNEIGELPHFNPDFEDALPARIIDLRARVNQADGLLVSCPEYARGIPGSFKNMLDWLVGCPRFSGKPVALFNTSPRASAAQAALKLVLDTMSATLVPEGCVTLPLLGSQTDPFAIANDPVSSEILRKALRAFVDHIVTTSSGASGTPE; translated from the coding sequence ATGGTCCGTCTGCTTTCCCTGTCCGGTAGCCTGCGCGCTGCGTCGTCCAATACGCATGCACTCGTCGCGGCCGGCATGCTGGCGCCGCCCGGCGTTGTCGTCGAGCACTACAACGAAATTGGCGAGCTGCCTCACTTCAACCCGGATTTCGAAGACGCGCTTCCTGCGCGCATCATTGACCTGCGCGCCCGAGTGAACCAGGCCGACGGGCTGCTCGTCTCCTGCCCGGAGTACGCTCGCGGGATCCCCGGCTCCTTCAAGAACATGCTGGACTGGCTGGTGGGCTGCCCGAGATTTTCGGGGAAGCCGGTCGCGCTTTTCAATACCTCGCCACGCGCATCCGCTGCCCAGGCTGCGTTGAAGCTGGTCCTGGACACGATGTCGGCAACGCTCGTTCCGGAGGGTTGCGTCACGCTTCCATTGCTCGGCAGCCAGACCGATCCGTTTGCGATAGCGAATGATCCGGTCAGCAGCGAAATACTGCGGAAGGCGCTTCGCGCGTTCGTCGACCATATCGTGACGACGTCATCCGGGGCGTCGGGGACGCCGGAGTAG
- a CDS encoding PDR/VanB family oxidoreductase: MNARESIFVDVVAVETLTPLIKRFTLALPDGAPLPPFSGGAHVLVSMQNGDQWHHNAYSLLSSPHDTHQYQIAVRREEASRGGSAFMHEHVAAGTRLAIGSPANLFELARNARRHVFIAGGIGITPFLAQLAEHAPGGDFELELHYAYRSPDHGAFVDELKAGPHAANVHTYVDSLGQRLDLMQLFKSLPADAHVYVCGPQGLNDAVHANAALLGWPKSQLHSEQFAATDTAGQAFTVVLARSGIELEVPEDTTILQAIERAGVKIDSLCREGVCGTCEVAILEGEADHRDQYLDDDEKAAQKTMLLCVSRARTPRLVIDL; this comes from the coding sequence ATGAACGCCCGTGAATCGATCTTCGTCGACGTCGTCGCCGTCGAGACCCTGACCCCGCTGATCAAGCGCTTTACGCTCGCGCTGCCCGACGGCGCACCGCTGCCGCCGTTCAGCGGCGGCGCGCATGTGCTCGTGTCGATGCAGAACGGCGATCAGTGGCACCACAACGCGTACTCGCTGCTGAGCTCGCCGCACGACACGCACCAATACCAGATCGCCGTGCGCCGCGAGGAAGCCTCGCGCGGCGGTTCGGCGTTCATGCACGAGCATGTCGCGGCCGGCACGCGGCTCGCGATCGGCTCGCCCGCGAACCTGTTCGAACTCGCACGCAACGCGCGCCGCCATGTGTTCATCGCCGGCGGCATCGGCATCACGCCGTTCCTCGCGCAGCTCGCCGAGCATGCGCCCGGCGGCGACTTCGAACTCGAACTGCATTACGCGTACCGCAGCCCCGACCACGGCGCATTCGTCGACGAGCTGAAGGCCGGCCCGCATGCGGCGAACGTGCACACCTACGTCGACAGCCTCGGCCAGCGCCTCGACCTGATGCAGCTGTTCAAGTCGCTGCCGGCCGACGCGCACGTCTACGTGTGCGGACCGCAAGGCCTGAACGACGCCGTCCATGCGAATGCCGCGCTGCTCGGCTGGCCGAAGTCGCAGCTCCATTCCGAACAGTTCGCCGCGACCGACACGGCCGGCCAGGCGTTTACCGTCGTGCTCGCGCGCTCGGGCATCGAGCTCGAGGTGCCCGAGGACACGACGATCCTGCAGGCCATCGAACGCGCCGGCGTGAAGATCGACTCGCTGTGCCGCGAAGGCGTGTGCGGCACCTGCGAGGTCGCGATCCTCGAAGGCGAAGCCGATCACCGCGATCAGTATCTCGACGACGACGAAAAAGCCGCGCAGAAAACCATGCTGCTGTGCGTGTCGCGCGCGCGCACGCCGCGCCTCGTGATCGACCTGTAA
- a CDS encoding tartrate dehydrogenase yields MTQTFKIAAIAGDGIGQEVMPEGVRVLQAACAKFGLNLEFTHFEWASCDYYLQHGKMMPDDWFETLRGYDAIYFGAVGWPDKVPDHISLWGSLLKFRREFDQYVNLRPVRLLPGVPCPLANRKPGDIDFYVVRENTEGEYTSVGGKMFEGTDREFVLQESVFTRHGVDRILKYAFELANTRPRRKLTAATKSNGIAVSMPYWDERVAAVAAGYPEIAWDKQHIDILSARFVLQPDRFDVVVASNLFGDILSDLGPACTGTIGLAASANLNPERTFPSLFEPVHGSAPDIFGRNIANPIAMIWSGAMMLDFLGDGDARFKDAHDAIMRAIETVLVNGPRTPDMGGTADTTAVGKAVAAAL; encoded by the coding sequence ATGACCCAGACGTTCAAGATCGCCGCGATCGCCGGCGACGGCATCGGCCAGGAAGTGATGCCCGAAGGCGTGCGCGTGCTGCAGGCCGCATGCGCGAAGTTCGGCCTGAACCTCGAGTTCACGCATTTCGAGTGGGCGAGCTGCGACTACTACCTGCAGCACGGCAAGATGATGCCGGACGACTGGTTCGAGACGCTGCGCGGCTACGATGCGATCTACTTCGGCGCGGTCGGCTGGCCCGACAAGGTGCCCGACCATATTTCGCTGTGGGGCTCGCTGCTGAAGTTCCGCCGCGAATTCGACCAGTACGTGAACCTGCGTCCCGTGCGCCTGCTGCCCGGCGTGCCGTGCCCGCTCGCGAACCGCAAGCCCGGCGACATCGATTTCTACGTGGTGCGCGAGAACACCGAAGGCGAATACACGTCGGTCGGCGGCAAGATGTTCGAAGGCACCGATCGTGAATTCGTGCTGCAGGAGTCGGTGTTCACGCGTCACGGCGTCGACCGCATCCTCAAGTACGCGTTCGAACTCGCGAATACGCGCCCGCGCAGGAAGCTGACGGCGGCGACCAAGTCGAACGGCATCGCGGTCAGCATGCCGTACTGGGACGAGCGCGTCGCGGCGGTCGCGGCCGGCTATCCGGAGATCGCGTGGGACAAGCAGCACATCGACATTCTCTCCGCGCGTTTCGTCCTGCAGCCGGACCGCTTCGACGTGGTCGTCGCCTCGAACCTGTTCGGCGACATCCTGTCGGATCTCGGCCCGGCATGCACGGGCACGATCGGTCTTGCCGCGTCGGCGAACCTGAACCCCGAGCGCACCTTCCCGTCGCTGTTCGAGCCCGTGCACGGCTCGGCGCCGGACATCTTCGGCAGGAACATCGCCAACCCGATCGCGATGATCTGGTCCGGCGCGATGATGCTGGATTTCCTCGGCGACGGCGACGCACGCTTCAAGGACGCGCACGACGCCATCATGCGCGCGATCGAAACGGTGCTGGTGAACGGGCCGCGCACGCCCGACATGGGCGGTACCGCCGATACGACGGCAGTCGGCAAGGCGGTCGCGGCCGCGCTCTGA